A genome region from Vibrio tapetis subsp. tapetis includes the following:
- the pgpA gene encoding phosphatidylglycerophosphatase A: MANPLALISLKNPWHLLATGFGSGLSPLIPGTMGTLASIPFYLLLVQLPLPAYLLAVLVSCVIGIKICQVTSDDMGVHDHGSIVWDEFAGFWITMSVVPILNLSPTDWKWLLTGFVLFRFFDMVKPWPIGWLDKRVHGGFGIMVDDIVAGVMAGVSLWLIGRYAGWI; the protein is encoded by the coding sequence ATGGCAAACCCATTAGCACTTATTTCACTTAAAAACCCTTGGCATTTATTGGCGACCGGGTTTGGCAGTGGCTTATCTCCTCTAATTCCAGGCACCATGGGCACGTTGGCGTCGATTCCATTTTATTTACTCTTGGTCCAATTGCCTCTTCCTGCATACTTGTTGGCGGTCCTTGTTTCATGTGTTATCGGTATCAAGATCTGCCAAGTAACTTCGGATGATATGGGCGTGCACGATCATGGCTCGATTGTGTGGGATGAATTTGCAGGCTTTTGGATTACCATGAGTGTCGTGCCTATACTGAACCTTTCGCCTACTGACTGGAAATGGCTGTTGACCGGGTTCGTATTATTTCGATTCTTTGACATGGTAAAGCCTTGGCCTATTGGTTGGCTAGATAAAAGGGTACACGGCGGTTTCGGTATCATGGTGGATGATATTGTTGCAGGTGTGATGGCGGGCGTAAGCTTATGGCTCATCGGGCGCTATGCTGGTTGGATTTAA
- a CDS encoding flagellar motor protein MotB, giving the protein MDDEDKCECPPPGLPAWMGTFADLMSLLMCFFVLLLSFSEMDVLKFKQIAGSMKFAFGVQNQLEVKDIPKGTSVIAQEFRPGRPEPTPIDVIMQQTIDMTQQTLEFHEGDSDRAGGTKRDAGKQTGGQSPETSTQMNQNTESVQSEQQSESQSESQSEEIETIVESIKKALEREMDEGAVEVESLGQQIVIRIRERGAFPDGSAFLQPKFRPLVRQVAELVKDVPGIIRVSGHTDSYPLESELYRSNWDLSAQRAVSVAHEMERVKGFDHSRLRVRGMADTEPLMSNDTLEGRLENRRVEINIMQGKPHYSDEVSAQQ; this is encoded by the coding sequence ATGGATGATGAAGACAAGTGTGAATGCCCACCACCTGGCCTCCCGGCTTGGATGGGTACGTTTGCGGACTTGATGTCACTGTTGATGTGTTTCTTCGTATTACTGCTATCGTTTTCAGAAATGGATGTGCTTAAATTTAAGCAAATCGCAGGTTCGATGAAGTTCGCATTTGGTGTGCAAAATCAATTGGAAGTGAAAGACATTCCAAAAGGCACCAGTGTGATTGCTCAAGAATTTCGTCCGGGCAGACCTGAGCCCACACCGATTGATGTGATCATGCAGCAAACTATCGACATGACTCAGCAGACGCTGGAATTTCATGAAGGGGATTCAGACAGAGCGGGCGGAACTAAGCGCGATGCTGGTAAACAAACCGGTGGGCAATCCCCTGAGACCTCAACGCAAATGAATCAAAATACCGAGTCTGTTCAGTCGGAGCAACAGTCTGAATCGCAATCAGAATCTCAGTCTGAAGAAATCGAAACCATTGTTGAGAGCATTAAAAAAGCGCTAGAGCGAGAAATGGATGAAGGTGCGGTTGAAGTTGAAAGCCTTGGCCAGCAGATCGTCATTCGTATTCGTGAGCGTGGCGCATTCCCTGATGGTTCTGCTTTCTTACAACCTAAGTTTAGGCCATTAGTTAGACAAGTGGCTGAATTGGTGAAAGACGTACCGGGCATTATTCGAGTTTCTGGCCATACTGATAGCTACCCGCTGGAATCAGAGTTGTATCGTTCTAACTGGGACTTATCAGCACAACGAGCGGTTTCTGTTGCGCATGAAATGGAACGCGTGAAAGGGTTTGACCATAGCCGATTACGAGTAAGAGGTATGGCTGATACGGAACCGTTGATGAGTAACGATACTCTAGAAGGTCGCCTGGAAAACCGACGCGTAGAAATCAATATTATGCAAGGCAAGCCGCACTATAGTGATGAAGTGTCGGCTCAGCAGTAA
- a CDS encoding transcriptional regulator GcvA translates to MSRRLPPLNSLKVFEAAARHLSFTRAAEELFVTQAAVSHQIKTLEDFLGLKLFRRRNRSLLLTEEGQSYFLDIKDVFTSLSEATDKVLERSEKGALTISLPPSFAIQWLVPRLADFNQQEPDIDVRIKAVDMDEGSLTDDVDVAIYYGRGNWPGLRADKLYQEYLIPVCSPQLLLGQKPLESLGDLKQHTLLHDTSRKEWKQFVKEHAIDDVNVNHGPIFSHTTMVLQAAVHGQGVALGNNVLAKPEMDAGRLVCPFDEVLVTKNAFYVVCHEQQADTGRIATFRDWMLAKAAKEQQELI, encoded by the coding sequence ATGTCTAGACGTCTTCCCCCTTTGAACTCTCTCAAAGTGTTTGAAGCTGCCGCGCGTCACTTGAGTTTTACGCGTGCCGCAGAAGAGCTGTTTGTGACTCAAGCCGCGGTCAGCCACCAAATAAAAACCTTAGAAGACTTTTTAGGGTTGAAGTTATTTCGCCGTCGAAACCGCTCATTATTATTGACCGAAGAAGGGCAAAGCTACTTCCTTGATATAAAAGATGTGTTCACCTCTTTGTCTGAAGCGACTGATAAGGTATTGGAGCGCAGTGAAAAAGGGGCGTTAACCATCAGTTTACCGCCAAGTTTCGCGATTCAATGGCTGGTGCCTCGCTTGGCCGATTTCAATCAGCAAGAACCTGACATTGATGTTCGAATTAAAGCGGTCGACATGGACGAAGGCTCGTTAACAGATGACGTTGATGTTGCCATCTACTATGGCCGAGGTAATTGGCCAGGGCTACGAGCCGATAAATTGTATCAAGAATACTTGATTCCTGTGTGTTCTCCACAACTGTTGTTGGGCCAAAAACCATTAGAATCATTAGGGGATCTAAAACAACATACTTTGCTACATGATACTTCTCGTAAAGAGTGGAAACAGTTTGTTAAAGAGCATGCAATTGACGACGTCAACGTCAATCATGGACCAATATTCAGTCATACGACGATGGTGTTACAAGCCGCTGTTCATGGGCAAGGGGTTGCTCTCGGGAATAATGTGCTTGCTAAGCCTGAAATGGACGCTGGGCGTTTGGTTTGCCCGTTTGATGAAGTGTTGGTGACTAAGAATGCGTTTTACGTAGTTTGTCATGAACAGCAAGCAGATACAGGCCGAATAGCGACCTTCCGCGACTGGATGTTAGCAAAAGCCGCCAAAGAGCAACAGGAGCTGATTTAA
- the ltrA gene encoding group II intron reverse transcriptase/maturase: protein MRVYYSLYGHLLHKERLYKGFKKVWKAKGAAGIDRQSLSDYAQNLSDNLDQLLLELKTKRYTPQPVRRVEIPKDDGGVRLLGIPTVRDRVVQQALNDLLTPIFEEQFHPSSFGYRPNRSCHDAINKATMFIRRYGMQHVVDMDLSKCFDKLDHELILKSIKKRVTDSSVLELIKQFLKSGVMVDGEWQHTEIGSPQGGVISPLIANIYLDAFDQEMRKRGHRIVRYADDILIFCRSRKGAENAQVQATKVLEKQLKLTVNETKSHIAHSGEGVKFLGIEIGSHYSRIQPKKMSTFKGKLKRVTRRNGGKPLLEVIKQLNPLLRGFSQYFRIANANREFKKLAAWLRRRLRSVQLRLWKKPTRLHRRLRQLGYEGSFRYICMDSWRNAASPLASYSMPNQWFNDLGLVNLEHVRTGYVFSHYAEWKCA, encoded by the coding sequence TTGAGAGTTTACTACAGTTTATATGGTCACTTGCTCCACAAAGAGCGACTCTATAAAGGATTTAAAAAAGTGTGGAAAGCGAAAGGCGCGGCCGGAATAGATAGGCAGAGCCTAAGCGACTACGCCCAAAATCTGAGTGATAACCTAGATCAACTTCTTCTGGAACTCAAAACCAAGCGATACACCCCTCAACCCGTCAGACGGGTAGAAATACCGAAAGATGATGGTGGGGTGCGATTACTTGGGATCCCAACAGTACGGGATAGAGTTGTCCAACAAGCTCTAAATGATCTATTAACCCCAATCTTCGAAGAGCAGTTTCACCCATCCAGCTTTGGGTATAGACCGAATCGAAGTTGTCACGATGCTATAAACAAAGCGACGATGTTCATCCGTCGATACGGAATGCAACACGTCGTAGATATGGACTTATCGAAGTGCTTCGATAAGCTCGATCATGAGCTTATTCTAAAAAGCATTAAGAAACGAGTCACAGACAGTAGCGTACTGGAGCTCATCAAACAGTTCCTGAAAAGTGGCGTAATGGTTGATGGAGAGTGGCAGCATACCGAGATAGGTAGTCCGCAAGGTGGAGTAATAAGCCCACTGATAGCGAACATCTATCTGGATGCGTTTGATCAAGAGATGCGAAAGCGAGGACATCGAATAGTCCGTTATGCCGACGACATACTGATCTTCTGTCGCAGCCGTAAAGGTGCAGAAAATGCGCAAGTACAGGCAACGAAGGTCCTGGAAAAACAGCTCAAGTTAACGGTGAACGAAACCAAATCACACATAGCGCACAGCGGCGAAGGTGTGAAATTCCTTGGAATAGAAATCGGTAGCCATTATAGCCGTATTCAGCCAAAGAAAATGTCGACGTTCAAAGGAAAGTTGAAGCGAGTGACAAGACGCAATGGCGGTAAGCCATTGTTAGAAGTCATTAAACAACTGAATCCACTTCTGAGAGGGTTCAGCCAGTACTTTCGAATAGCGAATGCCAACAGGGAGTTTAAGAAACTGGCCGCGTGGTTAAGGCGAAGACTTCGCAGCGTCCAATTACGATTATGGAAAAAACCGACCCGACTCCACCGCAGGCTAAGACAGCTAGGTTACGAAGGGTCATTCAGGTATATCTGTATGGATAGTTGGAGAAATGCTGCGAGTCCATTAGCCAGTTACTCGATGCCAAATCAATGGTTTAACGACCTTGGATTAGTGAATCTTGAACACGTTAGGACAGGATATGTGTTCAGCCATTATGCTGAATGGAAATGTGCATGA
- the xseB gene encoding exodeoxyribonuclease VII small subunit, protein MASKKPENMSFEGALEELDGIVEQLESGDLALEDALKKFERGIILARSGQEKLSQAEQRVAILMQDDDQAELTPFEVNSKKETESEE, encoded by the coding sequence ATGGCCAGTAAGAAACCTGAAAACATGTCTTTCGAAGGCGCTTTAGAAGAACTTGATGGAATCGTCGAGCAATTAGAAAGTGGTGACTTAGCCCTAGAAGATGCGCTGAAGAAATTCGAGCGTGGAATCATTCTAGCTCGCTCAGGACAAGAGAAATTATCTCAAGCAGAACAACGTGTTGCTATTTTAATGCAAGATGACGACCAAGCAGAGCTTACCCCTTTCGAAGTAAATTCTAAAAAAGAAACTGAGTCTGAAGAATAA
- the thiI gene encoding tRNA uracil 4-sulfurtransferase ThiI, whose product MKFIVKPHPEIFVKSESVRKRFTRILECNIRIIIQKHTENVAVFNRRDHIEVTSESDEYFDQVLAILKQTSGIHHSLEVKQSDFKDMHDIYEQVLELSRDRIVDKTFVVRAKRRGKHDFSSIELERYVGGGLNQAVETARVKLNRPEVTVNIEIANDKLNQVIARHKGLGGFPLGTQEDVLSLISGGFDSGVSSYLHIKRGSKTHYCFFNLGGPAHEIGVKQVSHYLWNKYGSSAKVKFISVDFEPVVAEILEKVEDGQMGVILKRMFMRAGGMIAEKFGIQALVTGEALGQVSSQTLTNLRHIDRVTDTLILRPLINWDKEDIIDLSREIGTEDFAKIMPEYCGVISRKPTVKAVKAKLEAEEENFDFAILDQVVENARVMDIRDIEKESKEQAPEVEQVDAVEQHAVVLDIRSSEEEEANPLEIDGVEIAHIPFFKLATKFGDLDQSKSYLLYCDRGVMSRLQALYLQEQGYSNVKVYRP is encoded by the coding sequence ATGAAGTTTATTGTTAAACCCCATCCAGAGATTTTCGTTAAAAGTGAATCTGTTCGTAAACGCTTCACTCGAATTCTAGAATGTAATATTCGTATTATTATTCAAAAGCATACTGAAAATGTAGCGGTATTTAACCGTCGTGATCACATTGAAGTGACTTCTGAAAGTGACGAGTATTTTGATCAGGTATTGGCAATTTTAAAGCAAACTTCAGGTATCCATCACTCGTTGGAAGTGAAGCAGTCTGACTTTAAAGATATGCATGATATCTACGAGCAAGTGCTTGAATTAAGCCGTGATCGCATCGTTGACAAAACTTTTGTCGTTCGTGCAAAGCGTCGTGGTAAGCACGATTTTTCTTCTATTGAATTAGAGCGTTATGTTGGTGGTGGCTTAAACCAAGCAGTAGAAACTGCTCGTGTTAAATTAAACCGCCCTGAAGTAACGGTTAATATTGAAATCGCGAACGATAAACTGAATCAAGTGATTGCTCGCCACAAAGGTTTGGGCGGCTTCCCTCTTGGTACTCAAGAAGACGTACTTAGCTTGATCTCTGGTGGCTTTGATTCTGGTGTGTCTAGCTACTTACACATCAAGCGTGGTTCAAAAACGCATTACTGTTTCTTTAACTTAGGTGGTCCTGCGCACGAAATTGGCGTGAAGCAAGTTTCTCACTACCTATGGAACAAATACGGTTCTTCTGCAAAAGTGAAATTCATCTCGGTGGACTTTGAGCCAGTTGTAGCAGAGATCTTAGAAAAAGTAGAAGACGGCCAAATGGGCGTGATTCTTAAGCGTATGTTTATGCGTGCTGGTGGCATGATTGCTGAAAAGTTTGGCATTCAAGCGCTAGTGACTGGTGAGGCATTGGGTCAAGTATCGAGCCAAACGCTGACCAATCTACGTCATATCGACCGAGTAACGGATACCTTAATCCTTCGTCCACTGATTAACTGGGATAAAGAAGACATCATCGACTTATCTCGTGAAATTGGGACTGAAGACTTCGCGAAAATCATGCCTGAATACTGTGGTGTGATTTCACGTAAGCCAACGGTTAAAGCAGTAAAAGCGAAACTTGAAGCAGAAGAAGAAAACTTTGATTTTGCGATACTCGATCAAGTGGTTGAAAATGCCCGCGTGATGGACATTCGTGACATCGAAAAAGAAAGCAAAGAGCAAGCGCCTGAAGTTGAACAAGTTGATGCTGTAGAGCAACATGCGGTTGTTCTGGACATTCGTAGTTCGGAAGAAGAAGAAGCGAATCCGCTTGAAATTGATGGAGTAGAAATTGCTCACATTCCTTTCTTTAAGCTTGCGACAAAGTTTGGCGACTTGGATCAATCTAAGAGCTACTTACTTTACTGTGACCGTGGTGTTATGAGCCGTTTACAGGCGTTGTACTTGCAAGAGCAAGGTTACAGCAACGTGAAGGTTTACAGACCTTAA
- a CDS encoding DUF805 domain-containing protein → MNEYIDFWKNGFNFSGRCRRRDYWVFTLVNIIVMCVMAVVPPVLFIYGCLTVIPLLALIVRRLHDVGYSGGWVGLLVVSGGMLATDAVIIGLLFTAISAFVLFVFTFLDSEKGTNRYGADPKARDRARVKRRQARAQRSKTSERNPIDLARY, encoded by the coding sequence ATGAATGAATATATAGATTTTTGGAAAAACGGTTTTAACTTTTCAGGCCGATGTCGACGACGAGACTATTGGGTGTTTACACTCGTAAACATAATAGTGATGTGTGTGATGGCGGTCGTACCGCCTGTGTTATTTATTTACGGTTGTCTGACCGTCATTCCTTTGCTTGCTCTTATCGTTCGTCGTTTACACGATGTTGGCTATTCTGGTGGTTGGGTGGGACTATTGGTGGTTTCTGGTGGTATGCTTGCTACCGATGCTGTGATTATCGGGCTGCTCTTCACGGCTATTTCAGCCTTTGTACTTTTTGTATTTACTTTTTTAGACAGTGAGAAAGGTACCAACCGGTATGGAGCTGACCCTAAAGCGAGGGATCGTGCTCGCGTAAAACGCCGTCAAGCTCGCGCGCAACGCAGCAAAACTAGCGAACGTAATCCCATAGATCTTGCCAGATACTAA
- the pomA gene encoding flagellar motor protein PomA, whose product MDLATLIGLIGAFAFVIMAMVLGGGIGIFIDIQSILIVVGGSTFVVLMKFTMGQFFAATKIAVKAFMFKTDEPEDLISKIVEMADAARKGGFLALEEMEITNSFMQKGIDLLVDGHDADVVKATLQKDIALTNERHEFGSATYKAYGDVAPAMGMIGTLVGLVAMLSNMDDPKSIGPAMAVALLTTLYGAILSNMVFFPIADKLNLRKEQETLNRRLIMDGVLAIQDGQNPRVIDSYLKNYLSESKRAIDVDGE is encoded by the coding sequence GTGGATTTAGCAACGTTAATAGGCTTAATTGGCGCATTTGCTTTCGTAATTATGGCGATGGTTTTAGGTGGTGGTATCGGTATCTTTATCGATATTCAGTCTATATTGATCGTGGTGGGTGGTTCTACATTCGTCGTATTGATGAAATTTACCATGGGGCAATTTTTTGCTGCGACCAAAATAGCCGTAAAAGCATTCATGTTTAAAACGGATGAACCCGAAGACCTAATATCTAAAATTGTGGAAATGGCTGATGCAGCCCGTAAAGGCGGTTTCCTTGCACTAGAAGAAATGGAAATAACCAATTCCTTCATGCAAAAAGGCATTGATTTACTCGTTGATGGTCATGATGCTGACGTAGTAAAAGCGACCTTACAAAAAGACATCGCACTTACTAATGAGCGTCACGAGTTTGGTAGCGCTACCTATAAAGCTTACGGTGATGTGGCACCAGCAATGGGCATGATTGGTACTTTGGTCGGGCTAGTAGCCATGCTTTCTAACATGGATGACCCTAAATCCATTGGCCCAGCTATGGCCGTTGCGCTTTTGACTACTTTGTATGGTGCTATTTTGTCTAACATGGTGTTTTTCCCCATTGCCGACAAACTGAATTTACGTAAAGAGCAAGAAACCTTAAACCGTCGCCTTATCATGGATGGGGTGTTAGCGATTCAAGATGGTCAAAACCCGCGTGTAATCGACAGCTATTTGAAAAACTACCTAAGCGAAAGCAAGCGTGCTATTGATGTTGACGGCGAATAG
- the thiL gene encoding thiamine-phosphate kinase, whose translation MAGEFNLITQYFVNRQTQRKDVQLSLGDDSALVTSPANVQIAISTDTLVAGTHFLEDANPAWVAHKALASNLSDLAAMGASPAWVSLALTLPEPDELWLAPFTESFFELANYFNIQLIGGDTTKGPLSMSLTVQGFVPEGQALRRDGAKVGDWLYVTGSLGDAAAGLEVVLDDSNRNKPHAETLEYRHYHASPRLLAGQALRNVASSCLDISDGLVSDLGHIMKASTVGAIIDVDAMPISDELLEYCGSRDSALRMALSSGEEYELCFTVPEEHKGQMDTLLAPTGTKATCVGQIRSGDQLQLERNGKALDWQLSGYDHFKGI comes from the coding sequence ATGGCCGGTGAATTCAATTTAATAACCCAGTACTTCGTTAATCGTCAGACCCAGCGCAAGGATGTTCAGTTATCACTTGGGGACGACAGCGCCCTAGTTACTTCTCCTGCTAATGTCCAAATCGCCATCAGTACCGATACCTTGGTTGCGGGCACTCACTTTTTGGAAGATGCTAACCCTGCATGGGTAGCCCATAAAGCGTTGGCTTCTAATTTAAGCGACTTAGCGGCGATGGGCGCATCACCTGCTTGGGTTTCTTTGGCTTTAACCCTTCCTGAACCCGATGAGCTTTGGTTAGCCCCGTTTACCGAATCCTTTTTTGAGCTCGCGAACTATTTCAATATTCAGTTAATTGGTGGTGATACAACCAAAGGCCCGTTAAGTATGAGCCTGACTGTGCAAGGCTTTGTACCTGAAGGCCAAGCATTACGCCGTGATGGAGCAAAAGTAGGCGATTGGTTGTATGTTACTGGATCATTAGGTGACGCAGCCGCTGGGCTTGAAGTTGTGCTTGATGATAGCAATCGAAACAAACCTCATGCGGAAACGCTAGAATATCGACATTACCATGCAAGCCCGCGTTTACTTGCCGGGCAGGCACTGCGTAATGTGGCGTCTTCATGCTTGGATATCAGTGATGGTTTAGTCTCTGATTTAGGCCATATCATGAAGGCATCTACGGTTGGCGCTATTATAGATGTGGATGCGATGCCTATTTCCGATGAATTGCTAGAGTATTGTGGCAGTCGTGACAGTGCGTTGCGAATGGCTCTGTCTAGTGGGGAGGAGTACGAACTTTGCTTCACTGTGCCAGAAGAGCATAAAGGGCAAATGGATACATTGTTGGCTCCGACAGGCACTAAAGCAACGTGTGTCGGTCAGATTCGTTCTGGTGACCAATTACAACTTGAGAGAAATGGTAAAGCACTGGATTGGCAGCTTTCCGGATACGACCATTTTAAAGGTATATAG
- the dxs gene encoding 1-deoxy-D-xylulose-5-phosphate synthase has product MTLDISKYPTLALANTPDELRLLPKESLSTLCEELRTYLLNSVSQSSGHLASGLGTVELTVALHYVYNTPFDQLIWDVGHQAYPHKILTGRREKMSTIRQKDGLHPFPWRKESEYDVLSVGHSSTSISAALGLAISAQKEDRDRKVVSVIGDGAITAGMAFEAMNHAGAVHTDMLVILNDNEMSISENVGALSNHLAQVLSGNLYTSIREGGKKVLSGLPPIKELVRRTEEHLKGMVVPGTLFEELGFNYIGPVDGHDVNELIKTLKNMRGLKGPQFLHIMTKKGKGYEPAEKDPIGYHGVPKFDPTHTSLPKSSGSKPTFSKIFGDFLCDMAAQDPKLMAITPAMREGSGMVRFSKEYPEQYFDVAIAEQHAVTLATGMAIAGDKPIVAIYSTFLQRGYDQLIHDVAIMDLPVMFAIDRAGLVGADGQTHQGAFDLSFMRCIPNMVIMAPSDENECRQMLYTGHQHTGPSAVRYPRGNGMGTTIESEFTALEIGKGRMMRESSAKQDGNKVAILNFGTFLPSALEAAEQLDATVADMRFVKPLDEELIRELVAEHDVLVTLEENAIAGGAGAGVLEFLMQEKRLKPVLNLGLPDKFVAQGTQEEMHAELGLDSVGIEKSIHTYLAK; this is encoded by the coding sequence ATGACTCTTGATATCTCAAAATATCCAACATTAGCACTGGCCAATACGCCCGATGAGCTACGTTTACTCCCTAAAGAGAGCTTATCCACTCTTTGTGAAGAACTGCGTACCTATCTACTAAATTCAGTAAGTCAGTCAAGTGGCCACCTAGCATCAGGCCTAGGTACGGTTGAATTGACGGTCGCACTGCACTACGTGTACAACACGCCTTTTGATCAGTTGATTTGGGATGTGGGTCACCAAGCCTACCCGCACAAAATATTAACGGGTCGCCGAGAGAAAATGTCGACTATTCGTCAAAAAGACGGGTTGCACCCTTTTCCATGGCGAAAAGAAAGTGAATACGATGTATTGTCGGTCGGCCATTCTTCAACTTCTATAAGTGCGGCGTTAGGTTTAGCGATTTCAGCGCAAAAAGAAGACCGTGATCGTAAAGTTGTTAGCGTAATTGGTGACGGCGCGATTACTGCCGGTATGGCGTTTGAAGCCATGAACCACGCAGGTGCTGTCCACACCGATATGCTCGTTATCTTGAACGACAATGAGATGTCTATTTCAGAAAACGTTGGCGCCCTAAGTAATCATTTGGCACAAGTGCTTTCCGGTAACCTTTACACATCAATTCGTGAAGGTGGTAAGAAAGTACTGTCAGGGTTACCGCCAATTAAAGAGCTGGTAAGAAGAACCGAAGAGCATTTAAAAGGTATGGTGGTTCCAGGCACTTTGTTTGAAGAGCTTGGTTTTAACTATATTGGCCCTGTTGATGGTCACGACGTAAACGAATTGATCAAAACGCTGAAAAATATGCGTGGACTAAAAGGCCCTCAATTCCTTCATATCATGACCAAAAAAGGCAAAGGTTACGAGCCAGCCGAAAAAGATCCAATTGGTTACCATGGTGTACCAAAATTCGACCCAACTCATACAAGCTTGCCAAAAAGCAGTGGAAGCAAACCCACTTTCTCGAAAATTTTCGGTGACTTCCTATGCGATATGGCCGCTCAAGATCCAAAACTCATGGCGATTACACCTGCCATGCGTGAAGGATCTGGCATGGTACGCTTTTCAAAAGAATATCCAGAGCAGTATTTTGATGTTGCTATCGCTGAACAACACGCCGTCACTCTTGCTACAGGCATGGCGATTGCTGGCGATAAACCGATTGTAGCGATTTATTCAACATTCCTACAGCGTGGCTACGATCAATTGATCCACGATGTTGCCATCATGGATTTACCCGTGATGTTTGCTATAGACCGCGCCGGTTTGGTTGGTGCAGACGGTCAAACACACCAAGGGGCATTTGATCTTAGTTTCATGCGCTGCATTCCAAACATGGTTATCATGGCGCCGAGTGACGAAAATGAATGTCGCCAAATGCTCTATACTGGGCATCAACATACCGGCCCGAGCGCCGTTCGTTATCCTCGTGGTAACGGTATGGGCACCACCATCGAGTCTGAGTTTACCGCTCTAGAGATCGGCAAAGGTCGTATGATGCGTGAAAGTAGTGCCAAGCAAGATGGTAATAAAGTCGCTATCTTGAACTTTGGTACTTTCCTGCCAAGTGCACTGGAAGCCGCCGAACAACTTGATGCTACGGTTGCGGATATGCGCTTTGTGAAGCCACTGGATGAAGAACTTATTCGAGAGCTAGTTGCTGAGCATGATGTATTGGTAACGCTTGAAGAAAATGCGATTGCTGGAGGCGCTGGCGCTGGGGTTCTTGAGTTTTTGATGCAAGAGAAACGACTGAAGCCAGTACTCAACCTTGGTTTACCTGACAAGTTTGTCGCCCAAGGTACCCAAGAAGAAATGCACGCGGAACTTGGTTTAGACTCTGTTGGTATTGAAAAATCGATTCATACTTATCTAGCAAAATAA
- the ispA gene encoding (2E,6E)-farnesyl diphosphate synthase, translating into MTMILSAYQERSSEQLNLWLDTFPHQQQALIQAMRYGLLLGGKRARPYLVYITGQMLGCELSELDTPASAIECVHAYSLIHDDLPAMDDDELRRGQATCHIEFDEATAILTGDALQTLAFTILSEGRLNPSAEVTRIKMVQALAKASGAQGVCMGQSLDLEAENRAISLEELETIHLNKTAALIKCSVQLGALAAGEKGLAILPQLNKYADLIGLAFQVQDDILDIIGDTETLGKPQGSDQELNKSTYPSLLGLDGAQTKAQELLTEALCALEAIPYNTQLLEEFARYVVERNN; encoded by the coding sequence ATGACAATGATTTTATCTGCGTATCAAGAGCGTAGTAGTGAGCAGCTCAACCTTTGGTTAGATACATTTCCACACCAGCAGCAAGCCTTAATTCAAGCAATGCGTTATGGCCTATTGTTAGGTGGAAAGCGAGCAAGACCTTATCTTGTGTACATCACGGGCCAAATGCTGGGTTGTGAGCTATCTGAACTCGACACGCCCGCCTCCGCGATTGAATGCGTTCACGCCTATTCCCTTATCCATGATGACTTACCCGCCATGGACGACGACGAATTGCGCCGTGGACAAGCCACTTGTCACATCGAGTTTGACGAAGCGACCGCCATTTTAACTGGCGATGCGCTGCAAACTTTGGCCTTCACTATCTTATCGGAAGGCCGTCTTAACCCGTCAGCTGAAGTCACCCGAATAAAAATGGTGCAAGCGCTAGCAAAAGCTTCTGGTGCTCAGGGGGTGTGCATGGGCCAATCTTTAGATTTAGAAGCTGAGAATCGCGCTATCTCTCTTGAAGAGCTCGAAACGATCCATCTAAACAAAACCGCAGCATTAATCAAATGCTCGGTTCAGTTAGGCGCTTTGGCTGCGGGTGAAAAAGGCTTAGCTATTCTTCCGCAATTAAACAAATACGCTGACTTGATCGGTCTCGCTTTCCAAGTTCAAGATGACATTTTAGACATCATTGGTGACACCGAAACGTTGGGTAAGCCACAAGGCTCAGACCAAGAACTCAACAAAAGCACTTATCCTTCATTGCTCGGATTAGACGGTGCGCAAACAAAAGCACAAGAATTGTTAACTGAGGCACTTTGTGCATTAGAGGCAATCCCTTACAATACTCAGTTACTTGAAGAATTCGCCCGATACGTGGTCGAGCGCAACAACTAA